From Ammospiza caudacuta isolate bAmmCau1 chromosome 31, bAmmCau1.pri, whole genome shotgun sequence, one genomic window encodes:
- the INPP1 gene encoding LOW QUALITY PROTEIN: inositol polyphosphate 1-phosphatase (The sequence of the model RefSeq protein was modified relative to this genomic sequence to represent the inferred CDS: deleted 1 base in 1 codon), protein MAGLLPALVAVSQKAAEVARRCRAEEPLFRLLVAEKSGPERSARFERDFKTLADVLIQELIKHDLGTQFPELRGHIHGEESSEFRDANGGTVTIQVGATPGDTVALLVAVLGPEHTRAAELLAEAVHQEVTLGDTELDGIDPGLSPGDLGIWIDPIDSTNEFIGGREDVAAVDGVAPGGLRSALVLVGAFERHSGVPVLGVINEPFFQRDPQTHRWQGRYHWGVAHGATRLCSLSRPVPRARPRVVLSRAESAAVRGALASLGGGSPGFAAGAGYKLLCVALGLADAFVLSQGTTFAWDSCAPHAVLRALGGAVLPLAGALRAGGGPGDPPELRYHRPGPGTGPERWANRDGLVAFVHPPVLRAVLAALRGLGELGGGICDPRCESRRELRVPGPLCGTPGVPSVSPNVPPNKGSLGAVGVLPVPGGGAGAGVSPGSGGAVPVSVPGRARGGPGALRARPRHMIRSPREGRR, encoded by the exons ATGGCGGGGCTGCTGCCGGCGCTGGTGGCGGTGTCGCAGAAGGCGGCCGAGGTGGCGCGGCGCTGCCGGGCGGAGGAGCCGCTGTTCCGGCTCCTGGTGGCCGAGAAGTCGGGCCCGGAGCGCAGCGCCCGCTTCGAGCGCGACTTCAAGACCCTGGCGGATGTGCTGATCCAGGAGCTCATCAAACACgacctggggacacag TTCCCCGAGCTCCGGGGACACATCCACGGCGAGGAGAGCAGCGAGTTCAGGGACGCCAACG GTGGCACGGTGACAATCCAGGTCGGTGCCACCCCGGGGGACACGGTGGCCCTGCTGGTGGCCGTGCTGGGCCCCGAGCACACGCGGGCGGCcgagctgctggcagaggccGTGCACCAGGaggtgacacttggggacacggaGCTGGATGGCATCGACCCCGGCTTGTCCCCAGGGGACCTCGGGATCTGGATAGACCCCATTG acTCCACCAACGAGTTCATCGGGGGCCGCGAGGACGTGGCCGCCGTCGATGGCGTCGCCCCCGGGGGGCTGCGCTCGGCCCTGGTGCTCGTGGGGGCCTTCGAGCGCCACAGCGGGGTCCCCGTGCTGGGGGTCATCAACGAGCCCTTCTTCCAGAGGGACCCCCAGACACACAG GTGGCAGGGTCGCTACCACTGGGGGGTGGCTCACGGTGCCACCCGCCTGTGCTCGCTGTCCCGCCCTGTCCCCCGTGCCCGTCCCCGCGTGGTGCTGAGCCGGGCCGAGAGCGCGGCGGTTCGGGGGGCTCTGGCCTCgctggggggggggtcccccgGTTTT GCGGCCGGGGCCGGGTACAAGCTGCTCTGCGTGGCGCTGGGGCTGGCGGACGCCTTCGTGCTGTCGCAGGGCACGACGTTCGCGTGGGACTCGTGTGCCCCGCACGCCGTGCTCCGGGCCCTGGGGGGGGCCGTGCTGCCCCTGGCGGGGGCGctgcgggcggggggcggccccggggacccccccgaGCTGCGCTACCACCGGCCCGGGCCGGGAACCGGGCCCGAGCGCTGGGCGAACCGGGACGGGCTCGTGGCGTTCGTGCACCCGCCGGTGCTGCGGGCGGTGCTGGCGGCGCTgcgggggctgggggagctggggg GGGGGATCTGCGACCCCCGGTGCGAATCGCGGCGGGAGCTCCGAGTCCCGGGTCCCCTGTGTGGgacccccggtgtcccctcggtgtccccaaatgtcccccccAATAAAGGATCGCTCGGAGCCGTTGGTGTTTTGCCGGTCCCGGggggcggtgccggtgccggtgtcAGTCCCGGTTCCGGGGGGGCGGTGCCGGTGTCGGTgccggggcgggcccggggcggtCCCGGGGCTCTCCGGGCTCGCCCCCGTCACATGATCCGGAGCCCTCGGGAAGGGCGGCGGTGA
- the GDF11 gene encoding growth/differentiation factor 11, with product MAPLWWLLGSLVAAVAGGGSVEQPPAPEPACPVCLWRRQSKELRLESIKSQILSKLRLKEAPNITREVVKQLLPKAPPLQQLLDLHDFQGDSLQHDEYLEEDEYHATTETVISMAQETDPAVQIEGNPHCCFFNFSPKIMFTKVVKAQLWVYLRPVQHTSTVYLQILRLKPVTDEGSRHIRIRSLKIELNSRAGHWQSIDFKHVLQNWFKQPHNNWGIEINAFDPNGNDLAVTSLGPGAEGLHPFMELRVLENNKRSRRNLGLDCDEHSTESRCCRYPLTVDFEAFGWDWIIAPKRYKANYCSGQCEYMFMQKYPHTHLVQQANPRGSAGPCCTPTKMSPINMLYFNDKQQIIYGKIPGMVVDRCGCS from the exons ATGGCCCCGCTGTGGTGGCTGCTGGGCTCGCTGGTGGCCGCGGTGGCGGGGGGGGGGTCGGTGGAGCAGCCCCCGGCCCCCGAGCCCGCCTGCCCCGTGTGCCTGTGGCGGCGGCAGAGCAAAGAGCTGCGCCTGGAGAGCATCAAGTCGCAGATCCTGAGCAAGCTGCGGCTGAAGGAAGCGCCCAACATCACCCGGGAGGtggtgaagcagctgctgcccaaggcCCCCccgctgcagcagctcctggaccTCCACGACTTCCAGGGGGACTCGCTGCAGCACGACGAGTACCTGGAGGAGGACGAGTACCACGCCACCACCGAGACCGTCATCAGCATGGCCCAGGAAA CCGACCCGGCGGTGCAGATCGAGGGCAACCCGCACTGCTGCTTCTTCAACTTCAGCCCCAAGATCATGTTCACCAAGGTGGTGAAGGCGCAGCTGTGGGTGTACCTGCGGCCGGTGCAGCACACCTCCACCGTGTACCTGCAGATCCTGCGCCTCAAGCCCGTCACGGACGAGGGCAGCCGCCACATCCGCATCCGCTCGCTCAAGATCGAGCTCAACTCGCGCGCCGGCCACTGGCAGAGCATCGACTTCAAGCACGTCCTGCAGAACTGGTTCAAGCAGCCCCACAACAACTGGGGCATCGAGATCAACGCCTTCGACCCCAACGGCAACGACCTGGCCGTCACCTCGCTGGGGCCCGGCGCCGAGGGGCTG cacccgTTCATGGAGCTGCGCGTCCTGGAGAACAACAAGCGCTCCCGGCGGAACCTGGGGCTGGACTGCGACGAGCACTCGACGGAGTCGCGCTGCTGCCGCTACCCGCTCACCGTGGACTTCGAGGCGTTCGGCTGGGACTGGATCATCGCCCCCAAGCGCTACAAGGCCAACTACTGCTCGGGCCAGTGCGAGTACATGTTCATGCAGAAGTACCCGCACACGCACCTGGTGCAGCAGGCCAACCCGCGCGGCTCGGCCGGGCCCTGCTGCACGCCCACCAAGATGTCCCCCATCAACATGCTCTACTTCAACGACAAGCAGCAGATCATCTACGGCAAGATCCCCGGCATGGTGGTGGATCGCTGCGGCTGCTCCTAG